A segment of the Roseiconus lacunae genome:
GCGCGCCTGAAACGGCGAGTGACGCGTACGGCGAATCTTGGGCGTTAACTTATTACTTGCTCAAAACGCATCGGAAAGAGTACGTCGATTACCTGAAGCGATTGAGCGAGGGCAAGCCGATGCGAAAGATGACCGCCCGTGAGCGGATCGAACTCTTCGAGGAGGTGTTCGGCGATCCGATCGCAAAGATCGACCAAGGGTTTTTGACCTATATGCGACGCTACGTCGGCGGATAAAAAACTATTCGCGTATTGCCGAAAATGGCGAACTGGCCCGAGTGTTCTCTGGTATCGGGCCAGTTGAGCGGCCGATTAAACGTTTACCGCTTGCCGAGGATCGCGATCAGTCCATCAGGAAACGTATGCCGCCAGTAATAGTAACCGTGGCCGGTCGCGTATTCTTGATGGTCCACGTCGTAGCCTTTTGCTTCGAGCACATCGCGAAGATGACGCGTCGAGTCGAAGATGCTCGTCTCGCCATGGTCTTCAAAATGTCCGGCTTCCAAGCGGAATCGGACGTTAGACTTATCATCCTTCGCATACTGTCGTGTCAGCCATTGAGGTGCCGCCTGTGGGACACCCGGTTTTGATCCCGGTGACCACCAGAACGATCCGGACTGGCTGTAGACATGGCCGAACAATTGGGGAAGTTTCAGTCCCATGTAGGCTGCCGCCAATCCACCGTAGCTTGCTCCAACCACCACGGTCTTTTCACGCTCGGCAGTGACTTGCTGGTGCTCCGCCCAAGGCAATAGTTCCTCCGATAAAAACGAAGCAAACTTAGGATTGCAAGGCAACTCTTCGGCACGGCTTGCAGAACTCGGGTTGCTGATCAAGATCGCTGCCGTGGGAATGATTTCACCCGCGAAGATCAAACGATCGAGAACTTCCGCAGTAGAAACGTCTTCCAGATAGCGTCTGCCATCGAACACGACCAGTAATCCGTTGCCGGGCTTTTCGGGGGCGTACCCGAAAGGCCGGTAGAGATAAACGTCTCGTCGATTGCCGAGGATCTCGCTGGAAAACTCATGACGCTGAACAGATCCCGCGGGGACGTTAGCTTGGCGGTCGAGCCACTTCGAGTGTGGGGCATCGGGAAGTGCGATTATGGATTCTCCCGCAAATCGGTCGATCGGCCGTTCTGGGAAAGAGTTCGGATTTAAAGGATCGAGTTGTGCGGTCGCTAGAATTGCTCGGCGTTGTTCCCAAAAAGAGCCGGCAAAACGTGGGACATCGGGAGCGATCTTGTAGCCGATTCGCGCGGTCCGTGGCACTCGATAGCTAGCGTACCAAACGTCGGAATCACCCAACCGCTGCATCTCGTCGTGGTTTCCCGAGGGTGCGGAAAACACTTGGACACGATGTTTCGCACCACGATAGAGAAACGTCACCAATGCTTGGTCTTCGCCGAGCGGTGGCCGAACCGAATCGAATTCGACCAGCGGTGTGCCTTGTTGGCGGATCGTGTCCCAAAACGTCTCTATTAACTTTGATCGCCGAACATCCGATGTTGCCGATCGTAAGAGTTCAACCTGCAGTGTTCGCAGCCTGGGGCTAGCTGGCGGTGATTGAGTGGCAACTTGATCGGCCTTGGGAATGATCTCGGAAAAACTGAGGGTGTATTCGGCATCTGTAGCTCCGGGAACACCAGCTTGAACTTTCAACCGGTAGGGCGCACCGTCGTTATGGATGAAGTAAAAGCTTTCTTTTGAACCGGTACCATTGGCAAGACGCCGTTGGTGGTTCCCCTGTTCATCGACCAACGACAAAGTGACGCCTCGCCCGCTAAATTGGCCACGGACATAATCACCCGGTTGAGCGTCGATACGAATCAGATGCGCATTCGCATTTGACAAGCTTGCGTCTATCTGGTCTCCACCGGTGATGGAGCGTTTTGTGGAAGCCGGGTCAGCCGCACTGCTGTCGCGGTCATCGCAGAATGAAACGATGACCATGAGAACGGAAAATGCGACGATCGCGGAATGCGAAAGAGAATGTCGAATGAGTTGCCAACGGAACGTGAACAATGGAAGTCTCGCGATGGTGTTGATGTGTGACTTGAACGCAGGTCCTGGATTACATCGATCCCCGACCTGCCTGAAGCAACGAGAGGGTTTCCAGCCGACCGGTACGAACAGACGGCCAAACTGAAGCAATCAGGCAAAGGGTAAGCGTCATCGCAAAGCCGATCGCAAGATGGTGCCACGGGATAACAAACTGAGGGGCACCGCCAAAGAAATAGCCTCCATACTGGGCCATTCCGACACCACACCATCCCGCGATTAAGCCGAAGATCAGGCTTAACGTGCAAGCCGCCATTCCAATCAAGATGGTTTCGACAACGATCAGCCGGACCAGTTGCCAAGCGGTGACACCAACCGCACGCATCACTCCGAATTCCCACGTTCGTGATCGGACCGAGGCGACGACGGTGTTGACCACTGCCAATGACATAATTGCCAACGTGACAAGCGGCAAATAGCTCATGCCCCAAATCATGTCGTTGGCGCGAATGGAAATCGCTTTCTTGACGTTGGCCGTTGCGGTGGCACGGGCGAACGGGCGATACGCTTTCACTTCACCAAACTGATCCGATTGAAAACTCTCGCCAGAGTTTTCTTCGGCAAGCTTTTGTAGCTGTCTCTCGACAGCCGGAATCGAAACGCCGGGGTGGAGGTTTAGCCAGAAGAACTCCGCGCGATCCAAATGGAAGTCCTTTTGAACATGATCGTGGTTGGCAAAAATCATACACGACGTTCGGACAAAGTGCCGGCGTACTCCCGAGAACTTGGTCACCCACTGCCAACCGGGCAGCGCAGCGACACCGGCAACGGTGTAGGCGACTGTTTCGTTGGGGGCATTCGGCGGCGTAAACCGAAGTGTTTCGCCAACTTGGATTTTGGTTAGCATTTGAAAGTCTTCGGAGATCAAGCAGTGGCGACCGGCGGATAGTTTCTTGATCGCGGCATCCCGATCGCCGGATACAAAATCGATGTCAACCAAGGCGTCTTCGCCCGCGAAAGCTCGGTGCGGATCGACTCCGAAAAGGACGGCATTGTCATACTTCATGCCTTCCGGGGGTGTTCCTTTTCCCCAGTCAAATTTGGCTTGTTCGATCGCCAGCGGAAGTACTTCGCCCGCCCGCACGCCGTCGACTTGTTTGATCTTTTCAACGTCATGCTCGTCGAGTCCGATCGGGTGAAAGGCGACCAACATGTCGGGAAGCCACTGACCGGGTAGGAACGGTTGGAGCATCGAGTAACCCCAGGTCTG
Coding sequences within it:
- a CDS encoding alpha/beta hydrolase-fold protein, whose protein sequence is MVIVSFCDDRDSSAADPASTKRSITGGDQIDASLSNANAHLIRIDAQPGDYVRGQFSGRGVTLSLVDEQGNHQRRLANGTGSKESFYFIHNDGAPYRLKVQAGVPGATDAEYTLSFSEIIPKADQVATQSPPASPRLRTLQVELLRSATSDVRRSKLIETFWDTIRQQGTPLVEFDSVRPPLGEDQALVTFLYRGAKHRVQVFSAPSGNHDEMQRLGDSDVWYASYRVPRTARIGYKIAPDVPRFAGSFWEQRRAILATAQLDPLNPNSFPERPIDRFAGESIIALPDAPHSKWLDRQANVPAGSVQRHEFSSEILGNRRDVYLYRPFGYAPEKPGNGLLVVFDGRRYLEDVSTAEVLDRLIFAGEIIPTAAILISNPSSASRAEELPCNPKFASFLSEELLPWAEHQQVTAEREKTVVVGASYGGLAAAYMGLKLPQLFGHVYSQSGSFWWSPGSKPGVPQAAPQWLTRQYAKDDKSNVRFRLEAGHFEDHGETSIFDSTRHLRDVLEAKGYDVDHQEYATGHGYYYWRHTFPDGLIAILGKR